The Gloeobacter violaceus PCC 7421 DNA window GCACCGGGTCAAAGGGCACGTCCTCCAGGAAACTGCCCCAGCGCGAGTAGACCTTGTCGCGCTTGTTGCGGTCGCTGTCGAAGTAGAGCCGCCAGTCCCAGCGGTGGGCCGGGATCTCGCTGATCGTGCTCACTTTTTTGAGGATGTTTTCCCAGTAAGTCTGGCCGTCGAGCGCTCCCGGCAGCAGTGTGCCGATGCCGACCACGGCGATGTCGCAGGGGCAGTTGGCGTGGGCGTCCTGGCCAGCTTCGACTGCGGACTCGGCAAAACCGGCCAGCTGCTCGCTGCCGATTTCACTCACCGTGGCGTGCAGGTTGCGCACGGTGCAGACCCGGTCGCGCATCGTGGCCACCTGGCCGATCATGTACATGCCGTCTTTGATCTGGGTTGGTTCATCGACCACCTCGATGCCCGCGGGGCCGCGCACCATACCCTTCGAGGCGGTGCGCAGGCGGCCCAGGGTCAGATCTTCGAGGCCGTTTTTGACTTCTTCCGCCGAATTGCCCGCCTGGAGCATCCGGCGGCGCGTCTGGTAGAACTCGTGGGCAAAAGGCGTCACCGCACAGCGGCTGGCATGGCCCGGACCGGTCTCCAGGTTGATCGTGCGTCGGCAGGCGATGGCCTGCTGCTGGAACTGCGGGACGATAGCACCGCAGGAGACGGCCTCTTCGGTGAACAGATAGGCGCTGCCCATTAGCACCCCTACTTTCATGCCCCGCTCGGCCAGAGGAGCGGCCAGAGCGCTCACCATCGCCGCCGAAGCCGCGTCGTGGATGCCGCCGGCAAACAGAATGTGCATGCGCCCAGCCTTGTCGGGGCCGACTTCGGCAAGCAGCATCTGCACCATGCTTTCCCAGAGCAGGAAGCTGCTGAGCGGGCCGACGTGGCCGCCGCACTCGCGCCCCTCGAAGACGAAACGGCAGGCGCCCTGCTCCAGGAACATCTTGAGCAAGCGGGGCACCGGCACGTGGATATAGGTGGCGATGCCGATCGATTCGAGGTGGGCTGCCTGGTCGGGCCGCCCTCCGGCGATCAGGGCGAAGGGCGGCTTGATTTCTTTGACGGCCTTGAGTTGCTCTTCGCGCAGCGCGTGGGAGACAAAGCCCAAAATGCCCACTCCCCAGCTGCGATCCCCGAGCAGGGAGCGGGTCTTGCTGAGCAGCGCATGCACCTGCTCGCCGCGCATCAGCGCCAGAGCCAGCAGCGGCAGGCCGCCACCCCGTGCGACCGCTTCGGCAAATTCGGCCGTGTCGCTCACCCGGGTCATCGGCCCCTGGACGATCGGGTACTCGGTGCGGTGCGATTCGGCAAGCGGCGAGGCGGCCTTGAGCGGCTGCAGGCGGCGAGCCGTCTCGATGATCCTGGCACTCTCCTTGAGGATGGCCTGCACCAGGCGGCCGGTGGTGCGGAAGCGATCGCGCAGACTTGCTGCTAGGCCGATTGCCTGCCCCAGCGGCCAGGCCGTCGCAGCCGGATCGCCCCAGCCGATATGCTCTGCAGCCTCGATGCGCCACTGGCGCAGGCACTGGGCGCGATCCTCGCCCAGATCAAGGCGCTCGGCGAGCACCTGCAAAGCAGAGATCGCCGTAAAGCCGGGCCGCGAGAGCACCCGGCAGGGCGTGTCGAGCCGCTCCCCCAACGCAACGGCTTCCTGGCCGTTGAGTTCGTTCAGGTGGCGCTGCCGCTCGGGATCAAGGGGCGATTCGGGCATCAGCCACATCTGGTCGTCGAGCACCACCCCGGCCGCTCCCGCCACCCGGCAGGCCGCCGCCGTGTGCACCCCGATGCCGCCCTGCACGTACAGCGGACCGAACCCCGCCTGCAACAACTTCTGCGCAAGCACGAACGCCGAATCCTCGCCCACCCAGCCGCCGCACTCGTGGCCGCGGGCCACCAGCCCGTCCACCGCCACCGCGGCGTGCGCAAGCCGCTCGGCTTGCTCGATATCGATGACCTCCAGCAGCACCCGGCGCCCCTCGACCGCGCCCAGACCCGCCAGGATGGCGGCAAGTTCCTCCGCTTCCCAGGCGCTGATCACCAGCCAGTGGGGTTGACCTTGAAGCTCCCGCAGCAATTCGACACTCGTACCCACCTGGCCTGCCGCAAGCCGCAGGCCGCACACGCCGCCCGCCGCTCCAGCCGCCTCGCGCAACTTGCGAAGACTGGCCGCGGCTACCGGCAGCGCACCGTCCGGACAGAACTCCCTGTCCAGAATGCCGACTCCGCCCGCGCGCACCGTGGCAATGGCAATACCGGGATAGGTAAATTCAATAGGACTTATCGCTAAGCAGGCAAAGTTCATCTTCTCTAAATCCTCTGTGATATGCGTCGATTGGGTGAGGGTGCCAAAAAATGTCCGATCTTTCTGAGAAACAGTTCAAGGCAAACCCCGGAACAACCTACGACCAGCAAATAAATGCGACCTACCAAAGCAAGGCAACGCGCTTGTCGGGCTACCTGACGAGCTATTTGGTGGACACAATTCAATCACCCCCGAATAGAACAGGTTGTAGCCACTTACACCGTTGCCCAGCGTTCCGGTAGGTACGTTCGGCACCAATTTCAAGCTCAAACCTTCAACTCGGACGGGCAGGCCCCCGCAACCCCGCCGCTCGCCGATGCATAGGTATCATACTTTCATCGCATTATGCAAGCTCTTGAACTCACTTTGGTTGCGTATCCCGGCTTTGTCAAGCCCAACAAGAGGCACAATCATGCCTGTTTCACCGTTTCGCTGGAATGTGTGTTTTAAAGCACTAAAGAAGCAAAATTTACAGTAAATCTTAGTGTTTACTGGATTTATCAAGATGGGTTGTAATAAAGACGTCTTGTGCAAACTGAATTGCTGAAATTCCACAAATTGGGCTTGTTGATGGGTCGCATCGATTCGGTGATCTTTGGTGGGCAAGTTGGGGAAAAGTGCGGCTGCTCCGTCGTATTGCAACTTCCTTTAGTTTGTCCGTCTCCCCTGGTACGATGCCCTAAAATGGCTATCGGACGCATCCGAAGGGGGTATCGTGATCGACTTGAGTAAGATTCCCGCCCGCCCGAAGGAGGGCCTAATCAACGTTCTGGTGGAAATTCCCGGACGTTCCCATAACAAGTTTGAGTTCGACAAGGACCTGGGGATTTTTACCCTCGACCGTGTGCTCTATGCTGCAGTGTACTATCCGGGCGATTACGGTTTTGTCCCGAATACGCTGGCGGACGACGGCGATCCGCTCGATGGGCTGGTATTGATGGACGAGCCGACTTTTACAGGATGTCTTATCGCTGCGCGGCCGATCGGGGTGCTCGGGATGATCGACAGCGGCGAGGGGGACGAGAAGATTCTCTGTGTGCCCGTCAAAGATCCGCGCTACGCAGGGGTCAAGGATCTTTCGGACATTGCCCAGCACCGCCTCGACGAGATTGCCGAATTTTTTGCCACCTACAAACGCCTCGAAAAAAAGGTGACCGAGATCACCGGCTGGCAGGGGGTGGAGGTGGCTCAACAACTGGTGGATAAGGCCATCGCAGCCTACACGCCGTAAACCAACAAAGGGGGCAGGAGCCAATGCTACGCACCGTACTACTCGGCAAAATCCACCGCGCCACTGTGACTGGAGCCTGTCTGGAGTATGTGGGTTCGATCAGCGTCGACAGCCGTTTGCTCGCGGCGGCGGGTATCCTGCCCCACGAACAGGTGCACGTCGTCAACCTCAACAACGGCGCGCGCCTGGTCACCTACGCCATCGAGGCCAGCGAAGGTTCCGGGGCGGTGGTCCTCAACGGTGCAGCGGCCCGCTTGGCAGCAGCCGGCGATCAGGTGATTGTCCTTGCCTACGGCCAGGGCACGGCCGTTGAACTGGAGCACCACCAACCCCAGGTGGTGTACGTCGATGCTCAGAACCGCATCGTCTCGGTCCACAGGAGCGTCGAACACGCTGGTTGAGATCTGGGCCTTTGCGCTGTTGGTGCTCAACAGCCTGGCAGCCCTGTGGCTTTTTACCTACGGGATCAATGCCTACTGGCTGACTGCCCGGCGCGGGGCGCCGCCGCCTGTGCCGCCTTCTCCTGGGCGGTGGCCGCTGGTGACGGTGCAGCTGCCGGTTTTCAATGAACTGTACGTCTGTCGCCGCCTGCTCGCTGCGACCTGCGCCCTCGACTACCCGCGCGAGGCCCTGCACATCCAGGTGCTCGACGATTCCACCGACGAGACGGTCCAACTGCTGGCCGCCGCCATCGAGGAGCAACGGCGGCTCGGCTTCAGTATCGAACATTTGCATCGCAAAGAGCGCCACGGCTTTAAAGCCGGCGCCCTGGCCGCCGCCACACCCCTAGCGAACGGTGAATACATCGCCATCTTCGATGCGGACTTTTTGCCGCCCCCGGACTGGTTGAAGCGCGCCCTGGTGCACTTTGCCGATGGGCGCGTCGGGCTGGTGCAGACGCGCTGGGGACACACCAATCCGGGCTATTCGCTGTTGACCAGGTTGCAGGCGCTCGGTATCGACGGCCACTTCGCCGTCGAACAGCAGGCGCGCTGCGCCAACGGCTACTACTTCAATTTCAACGGCACCGCCGGTGTGTGGCGCAAGCGGGCGATCGAGGCCGGTGGCGGCTGGCAGGCCGACACCCTCGCAGAAGACCTCGACCTCAGCTACCGCAGCCAGTTGGCCGGTTGGAAAGCGGTATACGACGGGCGGATCGTCGCCCCGGCCGAGTTGCCGGTCTCGATGGCCGCCTACAAAATGCAGCAGTACCGTTGGGCCAAAGGCAGCATCCAATGCGCCCGCAAATTGCTCGGCCGGGTGATGGACTGCGGGGGCAGCCCGATGCAGAAGTTGCAGGCGGCGTTGCACCTGACCGGCTACGCGGTCCATCCGCTGATGGTCTGGATTGTGCTGTGTTCAGTGCCGCTGTTGACGGTCAGTTGGGTGGGGCAGCACCCGCTCAGCCTGGTCTGGGGAACGCTGATGGTGCCTGCCACCTTCGGGCCGCCGACGCTCTACCTGGCGGCCCGGCGCGATCTCGATCCGCGCGGTTGGCGCCGCTCACTCGCGGCGGTAGCGCTGCTTGCGGTTCTTGGGACCGGGTTGTCGCTTTCGAATAGCCGCGCTGTACTCGCGGGCCTTTTTGACCGGGGAGGCGCTTTTCGGCGCACCCCCAAATTTGCCGTGGTGGCCAGGGGCGATCGCTGGGAGCACAAGCGCTACCGGCTCCCCCTCGATTGGGGAAGTTTCGCGGAACTCGCCCTGAGCCTCTACGCCGGTTGGGGAATACTCCTGGCTTTCCACGGGCGCGCCTGGGGTATGCTGCCGTTTTTGTTGCTCTACGTGCTCGGATACGCTTACGTGGGGGGCCTCGGACTGTGGCAGCATCTTCGCCCCACCCGGCAGAGCGACGGGACGCAGGCCCTGGCCGCAAGCGCGCCCCAGACACGTCGGCTCTGAACCGCGATTCCCATCGCAGCGTCCGCACCTGTAGATTCAATCGGAGAGATAACATGCGCTTTTTTGTCCTTCTGGCACTGTCGGGCTTGCTGGCCGGTTCGGCTTTGCCGCCGATCCCGGCGGCGGCGGCCCCTGTCGCCCTCGCTTTGCAAAGCGAAGCCTTGCTGGCCGACGGCTCTTACGCCGTCGCTGAGGCTGAGCAGGTGGTGCTCTTCGACCGCGAACGGGGCAAGGAACTGCCCGTGTACGCGGCCTATCCGCAGCAACCGGGGCGCTACCCGGTGATTGTCTTCTCCCACGGCTCGGGCGGTTCCGGCAAAGAAAAAGCGCTGATCGCCCGCTTCTGGGCCAGCCGCGGCTACGTGTGCCTCAATCCGACCCACGCCGATTCGATCGCCCTGCAGCGGGCCACAGGTCAGGCCCAAACGGGCGGCATGCTCCAGTCGGCAAAGCGCCTGGCCAATGATCCGGGGGCCTGGCAAAACCGCGCCCGGGACATTTCTTTTGTGATCAGCTCCCTGGGAGAACTCGAAAGGCAGATCCCCGACCTCAAGGGCAAACCCGATGCGCGCAGCATCGGAGTGGGCGGCCACTCGCTGGGGGCTTTTAGCGCCATGCTCATCGGTGGCGCACGCATCGATATTCCCGGTGGCGGGCGGGCCGTGAGCTTTGCAGACAACCGGGTGCGGGCGATTCTGTTGCTCTCCGCCCAGGGCAGCGGCCAGCAAGGTCTCACCGAGCGCTCGTGGGAGGCGATGAACCGCCCGACGATGACGGTGACCGGCTCGCTCGACCGGGGGATCACAGGCCAGGGGCCGCAGGAGAAGCTCGAACCGTTTACTTTCGCCCCGCGCGGCGACAAGTACGGCCTGCTGATCGAAGGGGCGAACCACGGCTCCTACACCGGCCGCTTCGCCGGTGAGGAGGGTGAGCCGGCCCAGGGGGCGGGCGGGATGGGCAATCTCCCCCCGCAGATGCGCGAAAGACTGCGCGAGAGGCTGCGCGGCGGGCAAGGGGGTGGCGGCATGGAAGGAGGACGCATGGGCGGCGGCCCGCGCGCCCGCGGCGGCGACCAGACGGCCATCTTCGGCTATGTCAAAGTGGCTACTGCCGCCTTTTGGGACGCTTATCTCAAAGGCGACGAGCGCGCCCGTGCCTATCTGCAGTCCGACGGGCTGGCGGAATTTAGCAACGGGGCGGTCGAATTGCGCCGCAAGTAGCTTTTACTGCTTCGGACCGAGCCCGGTGTCGCAGCGGTAGATCAGTGGAAAAGAGCCGCCCTCCGGCTTTGCCGCGTAGTAAAGAAAAGGACCGAGGTCGGTGACGTAGACCTCTGGATCTTTGCGCACCTTTTCGCTCGGGTCGCTGCACTGGCGAAAATTGGGCGCAGCAGGGTCGATTCCGGAAAGCCAAATGTCGGAAGGCAGATCCTTGTTGGTGGACAGCGGATTGTCCGAGGTGACCATGAACAGGTACGATTTGCCGTTGTGCTTGAGAAATTCAGGCGACTGGATAAACTTGCCCTTCGACGGCGGCTTCACCGAGTAAACCTTGCTCCAGGCCCCGTTTACCTTGCGGTAGACCCCAAGGCTGCTCTCATTGATGAGAGTGAAAAAAAGATACTCTTCTGCGTATTCGGGCGCCTGCCACATAAAGATGCTTTCTTTGGGACCGTTGTCAAAGGTCAACTGTTCGCGCACTTTGGTGTCGACATCGTACAAAAACGCCTGACGCACGCCGTCCACTACAGCGCTGTAGGTCAACGCCCGCCGCCCTTCCACCCAGCGCAGGCCCTGCACGTCGTCGCCGGGGACCAACCCTTCGCTGCCGGAATCGTCAAGATTGCGCCATTTGGTGAGAATGTCGGTGGTAGCCTGCTGGGTCGTTCGTTGCAAGTAAGAGATGCGCGGGACGCTATCACCCCGATCCAGGCTGCCGATGGGCGCAAAGCGGTTGTTGCCGAACGGGAGCACGCTGGAGACCCACACCTCGCCCTCTTTGCGGGCGCGGGCCAGCACCCGCCCGGATGTGGCGGTCGCCACCGTGTACACGATCTGAGGCCCGTACTCCTTCTCGAACACCCACTCCGGGCCGTTGCCCACCTCGTTGGGCACCGTCAGCGCACCTTCGCCCACCAGTACCGCCGCTCCGTTGGGAGGCACAAAATTGCCCGTTGCCCGATCGACGTAGCCGATGAAGACGCGGCCGTCCTGAGCGATCCAGGTGAAGCGGTCGCCCGCCTGATCGAACTCCGGATCAAACAGCCGCACAGTTGGATCGGAGACAATCACATCTTCGACCAGTTCCTGGGCGTAACCCGTGGACAGCCATGACAAAACGCCCCACACCGCGGCGAGTACCGCCGGGATCCGACGGGGGGACCAGCGCAGTCCGCGATTGGATAAACGGCCCGGGAACGTCGGAAAGCAACGATTCTGTGTGCCCTGATACATGCTTGACCGTTCTCGTTGAAAGTCTGTATTTCATCAACATAAACCGTCGCTCGGCAAGGGCGAAGAAAAATCTTGTAAAGATCTTGCGGCGGATGCAAACAGCGGCTCGCCGTGAAGCGGCAGGACTTTCCTGACCCCGTGAGGAATTTTGCGCGTCTGTAATATACTCACTTTGGTTGTCCATCGGCGGGAAACCGGGCGTCTCATGCACTGAATTTCCTGAGCTCGCCGACAACCCGTTCACCATTGCCTGGAGAAACTACGCCCTCACGATTCACCGTATTTGTCAACCCTACGGCACCTTCTCGATGCTGAATACTTTCTACAAATTGCCGGCTATTGTGTCACTATCTTTCGCGATCTTCTGCGGTACTAGCCTACACAAAACTGCATTTGCCCAGTTCGTACCGACCGACATATTAATTACCGAAGCACCGATTATCGACCCGGAATTCGACCAGGCCAACGCCCGCTTCACCTGGGTCGACAGCGCAGGCGACGTTTGGATCGGCAATGTTGATGCGCAGACGGGCAACTTCGACCCCCTCGACGGTAAAAGCATCGCAGTGGACACCGGGGCAGTACCCGTTGAAGTGATCGGCAACGGCCCGGAGTGGGTCTTTACCAGTGCCGGTCCGCAGATTGTCTACACCAAGTTCGACAATAGCCGCTACGCCCTCGGCCGCGCCCTTCAGCAGAACGGTGTCTGGATCGGGGGGTTTTTGGAGAACGGCCAGGGTCGCTTCGGACCGATAGGCAGTCTTGATCGCAGCGATCCGGCCCCGCGCATCTCCTATATCGGCCGCGATGAGAACCGCAAACAGGTGACTTTTTGGCGAGGGCTCGACGAACCGTCCACCGAAGAGGTAATCCCCGGTTCCCAACCGCCGGGCGGGCGCTGGGTCGACGGCAAGCGGGCTCTGGTGCTCACCGAAAGAGTCGGCAGCGGGCGGCAGGGGTTTATGTACGACGTCGATGCCGGTGTGCTCGAACAGCTCACCTTTGATGCCGGCATCAAAAAAGCCATCTTCATGTGGCAGGCACCCGAGTACGGCAACGAGTACCTCTTCTTTACACTGATTGACGAAAAAGAGATTGGCATCTATCGCAAGATCGACGGAGTTTGGACGAAGATCAACACGGTGAAGCCGCCGTCGACAGGCAATTTTCTCTGGTCGCCGGAACTGCTGGTGTACGAGGGAAAATCCTACATCTTTATGGTCGCTTCGACCAGCCGGGATCAGGCAAGTAAGACGGTTCCCACGGACATCTGGCTGGCGGGGATCGATCCGGAGGCCCCCTTCTACCGGCAACTGAGCGATGCGACCAGCCGGGTGCGCAAAGATCCGGAGGTCTTCGTCACCGACGATGGTCCGATGATTTACTACCTAGCCTTTCTCACGCCGCTCACCTCGGCTATCTACCGGTGCGAGACCGGGCTTTGACCCCACTGGCACCGCTTTGCGCCTGCAATCCGTTGGGTTGACAACCTTTTTGCGATGGGAGGAATTCCTCAATGTGCACTCGGCAATGCGTCGGAACTGCTCTGGCGCTTTTCCTGGCAACCCTGGCGTGGGCACCCGCCGCCCTGCCCGCACCGCTCGACGTTCAGGTCTCTGAACTCGGCGTGATCGACCCGGAGTTTGATTCGCTTGCGGCCCGCTTCACCTGGGTGGACACCTTCGGAAGCGTCTGGATCGGCCATGTGGACCCGGCTACGGGTGACTTCGTTCCCCGCTCGGGTCAAAGCGTGCTGGTGGATACCGGGGCGGTACCCCTCGGCGCGGTCGTCAACGGTCCGGAATGGGTCTACAGCGCTTCCGGGCCACAAATCGTCTTTACAAAATATGATCAGGCCCGGCGCAGGGCGATCGCCCGAGCCCGAGCCGGTGCAGAGGGCTGGCGCAGCGAAGTGCTCCAGGGTGGCAGCAACCGTTTTCAGCCCATCGGCAGCCTCGACAGAAGTGATCCCCAACCCCGCATTGCCTACACCGGACCACAGCAGCAAGTCCTCTGGCGGCAACTGGATGATCCGGCCAGCGAGACGGTGGTCCCCGACGCCGATCCCGGCATCCGCTGGGTTCCCGGGCGGCGGGCGATGACCTACAGCGCCGTGGTGGACGGCGGGCGCCAGGCGTTTTTGTACGATATCGACACCCAAGTGCGCGAACAACTCACCTTCGACGCCGGGGCGAAAAAAGCCGTTTACCTGTGGCAGGCGCCGGAATACAACAGTGAGTATTTACTGTTTGCCCTGGTAGACCAGAGCAGCATCGGGGTCTACCGCAAACTTGGGGAAGCTTGGAGCCGCATCGCCACACTCAAGCCACCTGCGGTAGGCAACTATCTCTTTTCACCCGAGGTGTTCGTCTACGGCGGCAAATCTTATATCTTCATGGCTACCTCCACCAGCCGGGACCAGGCGAGCAAAACGGTTCCCACGGACATCTGGCTGGCGGGGATCGAGCCGGCGGCACCCTTCTACCGGCAACTGAGCGATGCAACGCCAAGGGTCCGCAAAGATCCGGAATTTTTTCTGACTGCACAAGGTCCAGTTGTTTTTTACCTGGCCTACCTCGACCCCGAGACTACGGCAATCTTCCGCTGCAATGCCGGTCTGGGTGTTCTCCGGTAGCGCCACCTGTTTTGCACCTGCAAGAGGATAGATCCGATGCTTGTATCACTCGGTATCCCCCAGCGGTTCGCCGTGGCCCTTCTACCGGCCGTCATCGCCTGCAACGCCTGTACCCAGACATCGGCAACAGCCCAGTCCGCGACGCAGGACGTGCAAGTCTCCGAACCCGGCGTGATCGACCCGGAATTCGACCAACCCAGCGGCCGTTTTACCTGGGTCGACGCCCAGGGCAGTGTCTGGATTGGGCGGGTGGACCGGGCGAGCGGCAATTTTATCCCCCCCTCCGGCAAAGCGGTCCTCGTCGACACCGGAGCAGTGCCCGCCGACGTGGTCGGCAATGGTCCGGAGTGGGTCTACGGTCAGGCCGGCGCCCAGATCGTCTACACCAAGTACGACGAAGATGGGGGCTATGCCCTCGGCCGCGCCCGCTTCAGCGGCAAGACCTGGTCGGGGGACATTCTGGAAAACGGTACCGACCGCTTCGGCCCTTTCGGCAGCCTCGACCGCGCCGACCCGGCCCCGCGCATCTCCTACGTCGGTCGCGATCTTAGCGGCCGACTGGTGAGCTTCTGGCGCGAACTGGCCAATCCGGCGAGCGAGACGGTGGTGCCGGGAGCGACCTACCCGGGCAGCCGCTGGGTCCCCGGCCGGCGCGCCGTTGTCTTTGTTCAGGAAGCGGGCGGTGTGCGACAGGTGTTTACCTACGACATCGACCGGCAGATCTCCGAGCAACTCACCTTCGATCCGGGCCTCAAAAAGGCTCCCTTTCTCTGGCAGGCGCCGGAATTTGGCGGCGCGCTGGTGCTGCTGGCCCTTGTCGACGAGACGCACCTCGGGCTCTACCGCCGGATTCAAGGGCGCTGGACGCGCTTTGCAACCCTCAAACCCCCCTCGACGGGCGATTATCTCTGGTCGCCGGAGCCTCTGGTCCACAACGGCAAATCCTATGTGTTCATGGTCACTTCCACGTCCTCAGACTCGCAAAGCCGCACCGTTCCTACCGACATCTGGCTGGCGGGCATCGACCCGACCGCACCCTTCTATCGGCAATTGAGCGATGCGACGGCTCGGGTGCG harbors:
- a CDS encoding inorganic diphosphatase, with the translated sequence MDLSKIPARPKEGLINVLVEIPGRSHNKFEFDKDLGIFTLDRVLYAAVYYPGDYGFVPNTLADDGDPLDGLVLMDEPTFTGCLIAARPIGVLGMIDSGEGDEKILCVPVKDPRYAGVKDLSDIAQHRLDEIAEFFATYKRLEKKVTEITGWQGVEVAQQLVDKAIAAYTP
- the panD gene encoding aspartate 1-decarboxylase: MLRTVLLGKIHRATVTGACLEYVGSISVDSRLLAAAGILPHEQVHVVNLNNGARLVTYAIEASEGSGAVVLNGAAARLAAAGDQVIVLAYGQGTAVELEHHQPQVVYVDAQNRIVSVHRSVEHAG
- a CDS encoding cellulose synthase family protein, whose amino-acid sequence is MLRTASSRSTGASNTLVEIWAFALLVLNSLAALWLFTYGINAYWLTARRGAPPPVPPSPGRWPLVTVQLPVFNELYVCRRLLAATCALDYPREALHIQVLDDSTDETVQLLAAAIEEQRRLGFSIEHLHRKERHGFKAGALAAATPLANGEYIAIFDADFLPPPDWLKRALVHFADGRVGLVQTRWGHTNPGYSLLTRLQALGIDGHFAVEQQARCANGYYFNFNGTAGVWRKRAIEAGGGWQADTLAEDLDLSYRSQLAGWKAVYDGRIVAPAELPVSMAAYKMQQYRWAKGSIQCARKLLGRVMDCGGSPMQKLQAALHLTGYAVHPLMVWIVLCSVPLLTVSWVGQHPLSLVWGTLMVPATFGPPTLYLAARRDLDPRGWRRSLAAVALLAVLGTGLSLSNSRAVLAGLFDRGGAFRRTPKFAVVARGDRWEHKRYRLPLDWGSFAELALSLYAGWGILLAFHGRAWGMLPFLLLYVLGYAYVGGLGLWQHLRPTRQSDGTQALAASAPQTRRL
- a CDS encoding alpha/beta hydrolase family protein — its product is MRFFVLLALSGLLAGSALPPIPAAAAPVALALQSEALLADGSYAVAEAEQVVLFDRERGKELPVYAAYPQQPGRYPVIVFSHGSGGSGKEKALIARFWASRGYVCLNPTHADSIALQRATGQAQTGGMLQSAKRLANDPGAWQNRARDISFVISSLGELERQIPDLKGKPDARSIGVGGHSLGAFSAMLIGGARIDIPGGGRAVSFADNRVRAILLLSAQGSGQQGLTERSWEAMNRPTMTVTGSLDRGITGQGPQEKLEPFTFAPRGDKYGLLIEGANHGSYTGRFAGEEGEPAQGAGGMGNLPPQMRERLRERLRGGQGGGGMEGGRMGGGPRARGGDQTAIFGYVKVATAAFWDAYLKGDERARAYLQSDGLAEFSNGAVELRRK